The DNA sequence TACTTGCAAGGGAATTTTTGAGAAAGTAGAAATTtttttgagaaacaaaaatcacCCTTCTATATGAATTTTGGTCCTAACTGGCGTAACGAAAAATGCAGTCGAGTTTCCATAATCAGAAGCTTGACTCCGAGTACAATCCTCTCCTTGGGACAATAGGACCCCTGCATGACTTGATTACATGTTTGGATACCATTTAGCAACGGTCTGCTGTACAGCAAGCCAGGCAGGTGTTGGGCCGCTCAACTCAACTTTGATCGTGAGTATGCCCTGCTCTTAATACAATGATAGCTTCTGCATGGAATTAATTCAGGTGCTTGATTAATGCTCTGATCACTGCATGAGGAATACTAGTATTTTAGATGTTCTGGGTGCGATCAGAACATTATACGAGGAATGGAAAAAAAGTATACCTCCTCGCTTTAGACAGTCATTCAAGCTAAAGATTAGCTAATTGCAAATATGTATCATTGTGAAGCACTTTCTTTGAGTTTCCTGTGTTCATATTTCTGAACATTTACGATTGCAAACTGAGAGAATTGAAAGCTGAGTGTTATATGAACATCCAGCACACTGTTGGTAAGTGGTATCCAAGCACGTGATCAACTCATTCAAAGAGCTAATTATTTCGCAAAAGTGtattctttcaaaaaatgaatgtTTCGTTTTACTGGAATCCCACCCGCACGATCGCATGGAAAGAGGAGGTCTTGGTTGCTACATGAAGAGGCTACTTACACCCGCAAGAGtatttttgaaatgattttctttACAGCAGTGTCAACTCGAGAGGTGAGCTGTGTTCGATCAGATGATGAGACACCTGCATCGTTCAATTCATGTTCAAAAGCTTTGAAGCCAACGTCACAGCAGATCTGCAATAACCCGAGCTGCAACCCAGAGTAAGCTTGTTCGGCATTATTAATGCGCCAGCTAGATTGTTCAATACAGCTTTCCTCAAACGATCAACGCATTAGTAATCTAGAAACTAGAAAAGTCGAACCTCATAATGCCCATCATTGGGAATACAAGCCTTGTCGGGACTCGAATTGAACTCACTTAACTTTACGCGGATTGCGAAGTACAATGTTCAACTACTGGTATATGAAGCCGTCTAATGCTagttagtataaatttactcgtagtctatcgtgaatccgtgaatctgattggctatattactcttAGACTATCTgatgatagtctacagttgttaatagccaatgaaaatcggctattttgaacacgtgatgcttgtttcacacctcagtgcacatcacgcgcagtgtttgaaacctttgaattgccgatgtaaacacaataaaacattttttcctaaacgttactttacatttttatgcaatgagactacgagtaaatttatactaaaacaattagactactcgccctcgttttctacgagcgatagtcaactcggctgcgcctcgttgactatctgctcgtagaaaactcgggctcgtagtctaattgttaaatagaagGTAGGTTATTCTTAGGCTTAAGATATCATGCCCGATTAATTACGTGTCTACCTAAATTGAGGTACGGTGAATTTGTATTATATGTCATAAATTTTACTAACCTTAAACAACTGTGAAAACCGCTTTAAAGtactttaattttgttttgaattaaTACTTGAACTTTCCAGGTGGTATTTGACAGAATGGAATACGTGCTCCAAAACATGTGGAAATGGCAGCCACTTTCGCCTTATGTACTGTCGAAAGCAAATCAACGCATCATATTTTGAGAAACTTGATGATTCCGCGTGTGACATCAAAGTCAAGCCAAGCGAACATAAATTGTTTCAACGTTGTAATGAAGCACAGTGTCCTGCCGAATGGAGACCCTTACTGTGGTCTGAGGTAAATGCGGTCAGATAAGAGAAATAACTGAACAGGATTTAATCATTAAAGTGGACCTAAATACCCACCACTTTCCCCAGTATCAAGGTGAATAAGTTTCTTAGTCACGATGATAACACACAAGCTGAATAACTAGAAGACCAAACCTTAGTTACCTAAAATATTGCGACTGCAGGAagcacttttctttttcggtCTTCGGCGAAACTCTCTTCACTTGTGTAATGTATACGAAAATGAACCAACATGTAGCCACTAATGTcttggtggatatttaccatTAATCTAATTATCCAATTGTTTCGACTTCAAAACACTGTTTGACTCGGAAACCAAGCAAGATGCTGCCACCATTTTGCGAGCTTCTGTCTTCAGCAGGGGCTTGCCAATTCAATAACTGAGATAAAATCGATGTTCTAATTAGTTCAGTTGGACATAAACAAGACAGCGAGGCCGATCAGTATAAAATTCTCAATTTACAAATCTTGGCTGAATAACTGGTGTTTCTTTGAACGATtcctgcctcctgccagttggggcTACTCCCTTACAGTatccaaaaaaattaagtacttgcaagtaaatttaattttggtttcTCTAAAGAAGTGCTGTAGGGTCgttctttcatttcttccattctCTCCCGTTTCATTTTAGTGCTCTGCAACATGTGGTGGTGGTTTAATGACCCGAAAGTTGGAATGCGTCAAAATAAACGAACATGGAATGACTGTGCTAGTTCACGACCATCTTTGTCGATATGCAGCCAAGCCTCTTACTGAAACAGTCTGTAATGTCGATAAACCATGTGACCGTAAGTACAATACTACTATGGGGTGGGTGTAGATAATACTTCTGAGTTTCCCCTCAGTTGCACCcactagctttccatgacagaTATACTTATTGTTACTCAGCAAAATTATGGTGGGTCGTAGTTATAACAAGCACTCGAGGATTACAAACCTTCTTATCAGTAGaaagtaaaatgctctttgaGTGAAATAATTAAAGATTTGtggttgttgattttttttcattcggGGGATCCACGTTTTTGTCTGTGTTACCGCCATCGTTTAGCTCAAACATAATTTGAATGTGTGTTTGTATTTCTCGAACGACAATACCTCTATTGTAGTAAGGTGCAATTTTTACTGGTTATAAATGTCACATTACGTACAGCTCGCTTAATTTCACCGCGCACTATCAGTCTCcctcaaaatgaaaataaatgtgGATTcctaaattaattttatatggATGATTTTTATGTAGCCCCACCCGAGATGCAAGTGGCATGCTTTGTTGGTGCTGATAAAATGAGAAAGGTACTTGGTTATTTCACTGACAATATCCCGTGggaaaacacaaatgaagttGTACAGAAATGCGCTAGGTTGGCTCACCAAAAGGGTTACAAGCTTTTTGCCTTGGGAAAGAATGGCTTGTGTTTATCCGATGCTGATGTCCAAAATATATACCATGCCAGTGGCACGTACGGAGCGTTTTGTAGGAGTGGGATTGGGATTGACAACAGCATTTTCGTTTATACATTTGGTAAGTGAGTAGGATTTGATTTTGTCTTATTGATAAGTCGGCTAAACCTGTCTCACCTCAGCTTGCGAGCAGTTCGTCTTTACTGTATTTATTGTCAGCGATTGGCGCAGCTGATCATTAAGGCCCTAAATCTTTTATTGTACAGCACACAACCTAACAGTTTGTTCGCAGGCAGCTCAGTGTCAGAAGTTCCCAACCAGAAACCTCATCTCTTTCATTTCAAGAGATGAAGTGTCGTGACGGTGTGACAGTTTTGAGAGTACACAGCTAGGACGCGAGTAATTAGGCGATTGGGTTTCGGAAAGAGAGACAAGGGCGTATTTTAAATCTACGAGAGACTAAAACAACCATTTTTTCTGTGTACGCCACAAGTTCGGCGCAATTTGGTCGTGGTCCATCGATTTTAAGGTTTCGTCCAAATTTGTAATGCAAGTCCTGTCAAATAATTTCCAGCGAGATTGAGACTGTTGATCTCAACGCTTTCTGACTGGTCCACAACCAAGTGAGCTGCACGAAGGAATGCTGCATTCTTAATGCAAAATCTGACTTTAGCCACGATTTTGCAAGATCTGTGGCCGATCTAAAAATGGTTAACACTTACACATATGTTCCTCTCTCTCTTGCATATCGATACTCCAAACGATGTATCTCTGCGGCGAGAGCCTACTTgcaatttgcctttttttctaaCCGGTAGAGCCTTTGCCGGTGCTTGAACCATTAGGATGTTACCATGACAACATCAGTGACCGCGCCTTGCCAGACCTTTATGCCAACGTCAGGGATCAAATCATTTGGACTCAAATGAATGTGACAGTGAACCAGTGCGCACGCGTGGCTCAGGACATAGGATATGAATACTTTGCCGTTCAATTTTATGGAGAATGCTTCGGTGGAATGAAAGCCGGTGAAAACTACGACAAATATGGCAAAAGTACAAATTGTTGGAAGTTTGATAAAAATAGCGATTTTGCAGTGGGATCACACTTCAGTAATTTTGTTTATCGGATTAAACAGGTTTGTCGGAAATCTCATCTTTTGTAGCTAACACATTGTAAGAGTTAATGGGCATTCTATGCTTATATTTTGTCACTGAAAGTTGTATGGATTGGTTTCGAGTGTTATATGGACTAATTTCATTTAGCGCGAAAGGAGTCGAACAAAAACGTAACGTAACGTCCTCGTGAGCGCAGTCTACCGACCATCAGAATATGAGACACAAAGACATGCAGAACATTCCGGACTTCTTCCTATACCGCCGCGACTCCGTTGCTTGTGATATCTAGAAAATGGTCATTCATCAGCAAGAAGAAaccgagaaaaaaaagtgatctCGTGCATGTTAATTAGTGTAATATCCCGATTTTGTTTGTGATTAATGCGTTCATTTACGACATTTGATCTTCAAGAAAGAAATCGCAGTTGGTGCGCATGGCAGAATAGACCACTTTCGAATTGTACAAGACAAAAAGAACAGAGTGGAGATTTAgaacacaaatttgcattttacgaaggaaaacgaaaaatgtTCCTTGAAACCTCTACATCGTTTTTGCTTTCGAAACTGACCTACTACTTACCACTCCAACCTTAGATGGTAATTCCACAGCCAAATTCTGTTTAATTTTGATCATTTGCAACTTCGATTGGGAACGCCCTCGAAAGTGCAGTTTATTTCTGTGTACAAAACCGTTTTTATAAGTATATAAGTAGAGCTAGAAGCGAGTTTCAGGAgttaactttttctttgtcaattaACCAAATACACTATCCTTTTCTCCCACAGGACAGGAAAATAGATGTTTAACATTTCTCAAGGGATTGGAATATTTCACATTCCATAAAAACCATGCGTCAAGTTGGATTAAATCAAATAAAGGTGTTATTAAAGTGACTTAGGAGTGTCTGTGTTTGATAATCGCGCGTAATTAAGCATATAAGCTGGGAAACCTCAAACTCACACTATTCACCACGCGATTACGCTGCACGTAGCTTTACAAATGTACTGCTTAACCCGGTCTTACTCTAACGGACTATGCAACGGTGTTAGATTATAGCTTACCACGAACCGAGCCAACCCTTGACATAAAAGCGGCCATTCATTGTCTACGAAACAATCTTCAATGTGTTGTTTCGTAAAGAAGTTTGCGATTTGTTTTTAGTTATCTGTTTTCAAATCTTCTGTATCCTCAGGAGCAACCTCAACCGAAACCTCTTCCTCCGTTGGCTCCCGTGTGACCGTTTGTGCATGCTCTAAACTATTCGTAGTTTTCCGTTTAGATATGTGCTCAGGTCTCTCGCGGACGCCTAGCTTAATGTTGCGATCGCCATAGGCTTTGTCTTTAGTTAAATCGATCTCAAGAACGTTGGACTCTCTCAAAGTCGCTGTCAGCGAAGATAAGTCCACGTCTTGGGGTAAAGTTCGCCTCCAGCACATTTTTCTCTGAAAGCATAGCTTTCCAAGGCCCGGTCTGCAAGTATGATGCTCGGTCACGAAGAGTTCCCGGCCGATCAACCTCAAGGAAAGGTCCTTTGGATCGAATCCATCAACATCTACGGAGAGCTGGTAACCACTCTTATCATTCCTGGTCAACTGGGGAACTTTCAGGTGATGATGTGGCCACGGCCAGTGGATTCTGGGAAAGTCCAAATCATGGATTTGGAAAAACGGATCTGTTTGGAAAGGGTCAAGTTCAAAAGGGGTCAAGTTGACAAGATCACGGATGCTCTGTCTGTGCCTCAACCTGGAACGGTGTTACAAAAAGTGTAAATTAATAACCCTGATTCAAACACATGCAGCTACTCACCATAATTAACTGATGCAGGGCGCAATTTGCAGAACCGAAGGGAAAGAAACCTTCTAGCCTTAAACGAAATAGAGGTCTCTCGACAGAAATTAGCTATTTCAACACTTGTTGATGATACGATAGGGGAATTAATTTGGCTAGAAAAGAAGATTCTCCAAAGTTATATTCTTGGCTTGCACGTGACGTCAGAGACttttccatatttgggtatCCGCCATGCTGGTGTTCCACTGCGAGTAAAATTTCCATGTGTTTATATGCATATATGCCATCATTATTTAGTTACAATGGATTCTTCGGAAAATGGACGCGTCCCTTCGATTGAGGAGCTTTGTAGGAAAATCCCAATATTGTCGGAGTATTGCGAGGACAGCGTAAAACGAagatatttagaaaaaatCGCCGAAGTTGGAGTCGATCCGGTCACCATTCCCGATCAACAGTTTGACACGGAGTGCCTTCCTCCCATCGAAGCGATGGATTTGTTAAGCTACTTGGTTTTGGAAACAAGTTTCTACACCAAAGAGCAGTTTAAAGCCTACAAGAGTTTAGAGGCCTACAACTTTCTGGTGTCAGGATTTCTAACAAGTATTCAAGGTTGCATTGTCGCTGGTAAGCACATCGTCACAGGAAAAGTGAGACATTCTCAGAGAATGAATGACGCTTTGATCTCTGTCTGGATATTAGCCGAAAAAGATGGAACAGTCAGATCAGCTCACTGCTTAGGATGCAAAGCAGGACTCTCTTATCTtctctaaaataatttttatcaaaggGCTTGCTCGTTGCTGATTGAGTAAACAAGTAGTCAAACTCTTCTGTTTGAGTTGAGGCATCATTTCGTGGGCAGTCCTTAACAGACCCAGATTCCACGGACCGATATAAATAATCAAAAGCCTCTGTTTGTGTAGAGCTTGAGTGATGTGTTTCTTGCTCATCACGTTGCAAGTCTACAGTCTCATCGTGAACTTGTTCTGTGCCTGGGGTACTCGAACTTTCGATCTCGGACGCAAAATCGGCAAGAGGGATTCCAGGCTCATTTAACTTCTGCTGCTTCAGTAAACGTTCTTGTTCTTGCTGTTCCGCCTGTCGTTTTCGCCTTTCCTTGGACCTCTCCGCTCGAGCTTCTCGTGCTGCATTTTGTCCTCTCTGCGTCGCCGATTTGCCATGGCCCAAATTGAGAGTAGGGACCCAGTCAATATTGTAACGATCCCACAAAGGAGCTGCAGTTCCAGAATGGAAATGTTGGTCACAAACTCTATCgctgttcaaaattttttccgtAAGATCATCGCGACTTATTGCAGAGATCCATAATCGTCGTCTCTCGGTACTCAATTCTTCAACTTCTGGGCCTTGATTTGTCACAACGGCTGGAACTCGATACAATCGGATTCCCTTATCTCGACCAGTCTTTCTGGAACACCCAACAATCAGGCACATGGGCATTTTGAGGCAGCGGAATAAGAAAAAATCGGGTTTAAGTTTATGTTTTGGTGACTACGTGGTCAACATCCcgtccgccatattggtaTTTGGAACACCAGCATGGCCGACGGAAATGGGAAATTGAACCGGAAGTCACGTGAGTGCAAGCCAAGAATTATGGCATCACGTCAATACTTACACAAAATCATCGTATCGATCATAAATCACAAGGGATCCGTGACTAATTGTGCTCGACCCAATGAAAATTACAAGATAGACACAAACATTCGTTGATGACACCATTTTCTTGACTAGTTCTTCTAAATAAAGACTACTCTTAACTCCAACTCTTGGTCTTGAGATATCGTTTACCTGTCACTGTACTCAGTCTAAACTcaatattgaactgcagaggaatgaaagcaaatttattaGGTTTTGGGACACGTCAGATAAAAGGATGCTTGCATGGAGGACGACCACGTATGCCTACTCCCACACAATCACCCTGAAGACACGTCTTCTTTGGTACAGAGAAATAAGCGTCGCAAATTACATCATCTATCAAGACTTGAGACGTGAAACTGTGAACGTCCCAAAGTTTGCAAAACAGATCAAAGACCAGAAACAGGCGTACTATAACataattaaaacattttatgACAAGTGAAAGGTTCGTAGAGGGAAATACTACCTAAAATCGAAATTTAGCAATCAAAATCCATTATTGCATCAGTATTCTGTAGTTGGTGCATTACCAAAGTCACACGTCATCAATTTAAAACTCAGAGCCTACAGTTTCTACTGACAGCGGTTAAGAACACACTTTGGTATGGCGGGTAAGTAGGGACATTGGAGTGTATCATGCTTTTCGAAAAATTCATCCATGCGTAAATCATGGTTGCTAAAAGATACTGAACCACCCAAAActagcaagaaaaaaaaaacagtaacaacaaaagaaacccCTACAATCAGAAGACAGCCAGTTAAGCAGACCTGAAAAGAGGAAATGCGATTCTACGAACAATCACCTCGACACGATTCGCGTGATTTTGCGTGACATCAATGCTCTTGACATCTTATCTGACCCCATGGTAACCTCACGTACATCGAGTTTTTTATCAAACAATCAGTGATATGGTCATGTTTATAAATACTACTGCAACAATTACACTTGGCGGAAGAAGTAACAGATGACCGTGAAGCCCAACGCAGAGACTTCTCATTAACTAAGAGTTTGCGTAATGTAATGCAATCCCAACCAAAGGAACCTAAAATGAATTTGTGATCCTTTTTTATcgatgaaaagcaaaaaactaTATTGATCCACAAGCAAATGCTCATCGTCTAAGTTGATAATCATGTCTCAGTTCAAACTAGGAGATTATCGTACTTGAAATTTTGTGATAGATACAAATGGTTTATCGTCGAACTGAGCTGGCTTCAAAAAtcatgtgaaatatatatgaaattcatattgtactgcggttgtagatgtaagtgaagaatgatcatcgcagtaatttttttttttactgcgatgatcattcttcacttacatctacaaccgcagtacaacatgaatttcatataaattatatttcacatcatttcactgcacggtaagatatgaactcaacaaattgacctcgctcccaatttgtgaatttcatatatatttcttcTCCTTCGTTGATTCGCTCGCTTTAATCCAGATTCTTTGTTgtacaacaacaaatttaagACCCccaaatataaattaattaaaaaataaattcaatttttttttaaatgggTATGCATAGCTTTACATGCTAATGCATGCTATACAAAACCATACATAAAGGTCCATGGCTATCCATGCCAATCCATAGTCATACATCGATATCAATGGTTACGGGCtgcttaacaaaaaaattaaataaatcatACACCTTTattcatttgcataattgCATTCATTTGCGAACAACATGATACACTTTATTAACCTAACTTAACGTACATACCAACCTTTACTTTTCTGCGCATGTCGACACGTCagaaaattcaagatggcgttCACGTTTTACAGTTTACTTGAAGCCTCCCTTTTAATATTAAATGCTATCGCTGTTCTTCATGAGGAGCGTTTTCTAGCAAAAGGTATGCTATCAGGAGGTTTAAGTCTCTGTTGATCGTTAGTAATATTTATATCGCTCAAGTATTGTTGTTTATCGGCGGCTAGTGCTCGGAATATTTTCCCTGTGATATGCCGGTTTCAGATGGtcgcatttttttttgaagataTTTGCAGTAAGTAAAATTGTAATCTCAGCCCTTTTTTTCGGAACGCCATTATGTTACCGAAGGAAAGCAGAAGTGTGATCACGTTTTGTGATCTCTGAACCACATCCTTTGATTTGCTTTGGAAATTTCCctcaaacaaacacaaaattttGCACTTGTTTGAAAGATACGGGAAATTTCAAATTAACCTTTCAATTCATGTTACAGCATTTTGCACATCTTTAAAGTAAGCAATTTCCAAGGTATTGCAAAGAACAAAGCATGGAATTGGctatcatttctttttttgagtaTTGATGCACTAGAACACTTAACTTTTTCCAAATCGAAGCTGATGGCATTAGTTGTTTTACTGCAAAATATGGTGCTATTATTTTGTTGTAGACAGAAATAACTTGAATTTTACATCTGTACTCCTTTCCCCTACCCTTAGTGTGCCTTTCATGataattaagaattattatCATTCTGTTTGTGGACACATGGATGCCGGTGGATGTTGTCAgcttattaaagaaaaatccCTTCCCCCTTTCCTCAAgtgcaataattatcaaatcaagttggctaCCTAACTGTACCTGACTGCCACACTTCAATTTCCTACTTTTGCAGTGTGGTAGTCAGGAAACATACTGGGATTGCACAATCAAcgataaaaatgttttgtttgaaaaagatcatctgggtgattggagtcctgagaaggagcataccttgattgaaaaagatgatctttttcaatcaaggtatgttactcctgggttcaaaccattttcttaataaaaatgtttttgttgtttttagtgGGTTGGGGAACAGACCAGCTCTCAGGATTTGGAGAGGAAAGAGGAACAAAGCTTCAAATTATTAATCTTATACATTCCATAAGAACTGTAATGAGAAGTAAGTTTTAATGAAATGGGCTTTGATCTCTCTCCTTTCCTAATGGTTTGGACCAACATAACTGGTCACAATAATTTAATGCAGTTTCAAGCAGTGAACCCTTTGTGAAGAAGCTGCTCTCAGAACTACTGTTTTTCTTGATAGAAAAGTAATTATTTGTTATACATAATACCTTGTGGAAGTATACAGACTGGTTATCAGGATGTGCTGGTTGGTGAAGAAATGTGTGGTGAAGGTTTGGGTTGTTCTTTTGGCATGTTTGCCTGCATTAATGTACAGTGTTATGTTCATTTCCATTGGGTTGAGAATCCCATTTAGATTCTTTAACTGCATATCTTATAACAGATATGGTAGTGAGACTGGGATTCAAGTCATTTGTTACATTCTTGTAATAATCGATATACCAGTACTGCAATTTTTTATGACACAAAGGATATTCCATGTACTTGAGCCACCAAGTTTGTGTACTAATGAGCTGGTTGTTCTTTCCCTGCAGTTCCTCTCATATTACTGAACTCAGCAACAATATTGCTACTAATACTGATGGGATAATATTGTGATGgattacaacaaaaacagaTTTGGCTTATTGAAGCATGATAAAACTAAATTGAAGACGAGAGAAAGGAAGGCTTTCCACTACATTGATTGTCCAAGCAGGAtcaaaaggaaatatttacaaagaCCTGTGGATTGGGACATTACTAGTGGAGGAAAAACATGCCTTGGTTTAGGTTGTCTTCAGTTGGGGAACATTTTTTTATGCAATTGTACCAGTCTGAGATTTTTTGCCACATCCAAAGGAATGAAATTCAAACCGATTAATGAACCATGGATTCAAATGTTTACTGAAAATTCCCTGCAAACTGAGAGTCATGTGAATAGTAGTCATATTTTGTAACTCTACAATAAAATATACACTACATAATAGTTACTAtttgtatatgtatatatatctATACATAACTTTCTAGTTTCTAGAGAAACTGTTATGCTGGGTCAGTGGGAGAGTTTTATCGATCTATATATTTGGAGGCATATTGACAACCAATGCAGTTCAAGTACACAGGCCCAGGGCGATTTGCTTGAAGCAATGTTAGCTTTTAGTGTACAGAGTAGTTAACTATTACAGTATTTGTTATTGAAATTATCGTAACTACAGTGTGgcacaaaaaagagaaaaacaataaacagaGTACAAAATAAACTAACATATTTTGGCAGTCAACTATATTTTAGTGTTTATCTTTCTCCATCCACACTGAGTAAGAAAATAACACCTTTCAAAGAGAGAATGAACTTCAAGGCTCTCAATCATTCTTAACTTAAGTGATTTAATTCATGTAAACACAAGATGTAATATCCATCAGTCTTGATAAAACTGAACTGTGTTTGGTAAGTCCTAGCTTGTGATTGGTGATTGATTTACGGCTTCTTAGAGACAAAAGAAgtccaaatttcaaattgttctGATTTCAGGATGAATCGTTCTCCGTAAGAAGTCAAACTCTTATTCTGCAAAAATGTCCATTCCTTCGTCTTTGCTGCATTTCTCTGTGCCGTCCTTTGGGCTCACTTCCTTTTCTGTTGGCTTTTTACTCTCTGCAACTGCGTTCAGTGACAACTTCGCCACTGCCTCATTATTTGCAGAAACAAATCTCTGAGGACCGGAAATAACGTTGACGGCCTGGTCAAATCTCTCTCGCGTTTTTGCTCGGATGTAGCTTTTAACTTCAGTGTCGTCTAAGCTTCTTTTTACTCCAGTACCCAATCCTCTAAGGCTATCACGGACTTCAACGATGACCTGGGGAAAAAAGATCCAATAAAACCTCGGGATCTGGCAACCAATGATTGCGTTTGTGAAAAATGCGCGATTTTATCGACATTTTTGAAACCTAAGACAAAAAACATGACCTAATATCAGAGAGCCTGTATTCTGATAGGTTCAAGCTGAAGCGGAACAAGATGGAAAGGGGcacgaacaaacaaacaaactaatgGCAATATGCTAGCGAAATTCTGCTAAAACACTTGGATAACTTGTCACCGTTTCTCGTGGGTTTCGGTTTACCTCCTGTGTTCATGACAACAGCAAAAACGAATATGACTCAAAAAAGGCCTGTACAAACTCGAGGCGGAAACCAAGTAATGCAAAAACGATGAGAAAGCGCAAGAAAAGAGCACTGAATCCCAGAAATAAGGGCTCATACCTAGTCGCCAAATAGTTCACTCCGCGTTTTGCGCGAGTTCTTAGATTTGCGTACACGTTGTTCTCACTTACTGGTTCACGGCGACCTGCGCCTTCTCGACCCAATCCCTCGCCCTCGCTCCAACCCATCTTCTCTAACATTTGACGGCCAACATTTTCGGCGCTTATTGGTCTGCAAGGAGCggtaagaaaatgaaataaaggaaaaacagaTGAGCAACATAACGCTATTTTTGCTATGCGAGTAATGCAGAAAATCGGAACTGAAAATCAGTTTCACTGAGATGAACTTCGCATGTGgattaaaatcattttcacttgTCTCTTGGTCACCATAAGCATTCCGAGCCCACTTCTGCGATTGAATTTTCAAGGCTAACATACCTTCAAAGTTTCTCGCATGCAGCGCAAACTTACTTCAGAGCGCGGATTAGGCTAAAGCACTATGAGTCTGAACGCTATAAATACGTCTGCAGTGACGGAACAAGAC is a window from the Acropora palmata chromosome 1, jaAcrPala1.3, whole genome shotgun sequence genome containing:
- the LOC141886293 gene encoding uncharacterized protein LOC141886293, whose translation is MPMCLIVGCSRKTGRDKGIRLYRVPAVVTNQGPEVEELSTERRRLWISAISRDDLTEKILNSDRVCDQHFHSGTAAPLWDRYNIDWVPTLNLGHGKSATQRGQNAAREARAERSKERRKRQAEQQEQERLLKQQKLNEPGIPLADFASEIESSSTPGTEQVHDETVDLQRDEQETHHSSSTQTEAFDYLYRSVESGSVKDCPRNDASTQTEEFDYLFTQSATSKPFDKNYFREDKRVLLCILSSELI
- the LOC141886156 gene encoding immediate early response 3-interacting protein 1-like, which encodes MAFTFYSLLEASLLILNAIAVLHEERFLAKVGWGTDQLSGFGEERGTKLQIINLIHSIRTVMRIPLILLNSATILLLILMG
- the LOC141886300 gene encoding uncharacterized protein LOC141886300, which encodes MVSSTNVCVYLVIFIGSSTISHGSLVIYDRYDDFVLRHRQSIRDLVNLTPFELDPFQTDPFFQIHDLDFPRIHWPWPHHHLKVPQLTRNDKSGYQLSVDVDGFDPKDLSLRLIGRELFVTEHHTCRPGLGKLCFQRKMCWRRTLPQDVDLSSLTATLRESNVLEIDLTKDKAYGDRNIKLGVRERPEHISKRKTTNSLEHAQTVTREPTEEEVSVEVAPEDTEDLKTDN